From Dromaius novaehollandiae isolate bDroNov1 chromosome 22, bDroNov1.hap1, whole genome shotgun sequence:
GCGTGCCCGGCTGCGCATGCCGTGACCCAGGGTGCCGATCGTAGTCGGTGCAGTGCGTATTGTGCCCGGGGGCTTCGCGGGGCTGCCGGGCGTTCTCAAACACTGGATTTAACGCCGTGTCAGAGCAGCTGGGGCCTTAGATTCGGGTTTGCCTGCCTGTGAGTCCGACTCTGCCAGCTGGTGGGCAGGAAAAAGGGAATTTGGTCCTTGGATTCAAGGCCGCGGTCCTGGCGCTAGTAACAGCCCCAAGTCCTTCACCCTTGGGCCTCGGTTTGCTTTCCAGTAGTGAAAGCAATGCTCTGCTCCCTCTTGCAGCGGGGGCAACGCTTTTATGTGCTCCGAGCTCGCCGGCTGAGGGATTCGGGCCTCATCCTGGCATCTTGCTTTGCGCCCGCTGACATTGGCTTTCTGGCTGCTCGCAGACCTGTCTCCTCGTGTCCTGCTGTGCCGCGTGAAGAAGGCCGCCCCTGAAGTGCCTttccggcgctgcccgcggctgAGCCGTGCGCTTCCCTTGCAGGAGGCGGGCTGAATCCTGCCGCCGAAGCGCTCGAGGGCACCCAGGTGACCAGCGACTCCGAGGGGGAAGTTTACTGTGATACCTTGGAGCAGATGGAGCCCGACCAGGTAACGTCTCTCAGGGCAGGACGGCCTAGAGGAGGCCCGGGAAGTGCTGGGATCCCGCTGCCGGCGTGACAGAGGCTTCCCCTCCCGGCAgccttgccctgccctgccccggtgTGCTCTGTACGGGCAGATCTCACCCTCTCCGTACTGCTGCAAGCTCTCCGCGGCTCTGCGCACTCCTGTTTTCACCACCCTGGTGCTGCCACGCCGCTGCTCTGGCCGCAGCAAAGGGAGGCAGCCGGAGGCCGTGCGAGGCCTGGCGCGGGCTgggccggccgcagccccgagCGGGCCTGGGTGGAGGCCGTGCTTGCACCGCTGCCgcttgctccctgcttgctcagCCTGGGCTGTTGCTAACAACCGTCTCAAGTACCACCAGCAAAGTTCTGCGTTTTGGGTACTACGGTGGGACGCTGGGGACCTGGTGGGCAAGAGGACGCCTGGGTGCTCTCCAGAGTTCTTCTACCAGCTTGAGCCTGGGCGAATCACTTCTCTCCGGGTTCCTGCTCTGTTGCCTTCCACATCGGCTCATAACTTGTTGTGGTTTGATGTCCCTCAGCCTTGTGCATCTTCCGCTGCTGTAAACGCCGCTGTTCCCGTCCTCTGCTGCGGGATGGGGAGGAgaagcacagggagcaggagacTTAGAGCTGCATCGGTGGCCGTTGCAGCCGGGGAGGCCCGAGGCCGCTGCCCTGCCGTGGGCGCTGAGCCCCCGGGAGCCGGGTCGCCGGCCTCCCTTGCCTGCCgcgctcccgcagccccgggggagGTGAGGAGCGGGCGCTCAGGGCTGTTTTTCTCTCCCCTTGCACAGGCTGGGCAGTTGCTGGCCAAACAGGGTCTGTCCCTGAACGGTGTCCGGCCTgggcccccagcgccccgcgccGCTAGGGAGGGACAGCGGGCTGAAGGCGGAAGACTagaggggaagagcagcagcggCCTCGCAGGCCTTGGCGCTGAGAGAGGTGGGTGCAGCGTTTGGCTCCTGCGCACCTTCCCGCTGCTCCCTCCCCGCGTCCCGTGCTCGGGGCTGGGCGTCTGCGGGTGCGGGGCGTCCGTGCAGGGGCTGAGCGGAGAGGCGAGTGCCGTGACCCCTAACGGGGGACAGAGTTtagccccagcacccagggatAGCGCAGTAGCTGTGAATTCTGAGTGTCTCTTCTTTCCATCCATGTTTCTTCCCAGGCTGTTCAGCATTTCACCACCCAAGGCCTACAGACCTGGGACTTCTGGGCTGGGTTACGGGGCGGGGGCATAAGCTATGCATGGGGTGAACCAAGCTGGGAGATTCAGGCGAGCTCTCCCCAAGCAGGGAAGAGAGTGAAGGTAGAGACGGGGCAGCAGGACCGCGTGGCAGTGTCTGTGGCTCTCCCCGTCCTCTGGATGCATCCCCGGGGCTCTCTGCTCCGGGAGAGCTTTGCCACCTCAGCCTGGGGTGCCCCGGGGGCAGCGAGGCTGGGCGCCCGCTGCGGAGGGGTGGAGCTGCCGCCTCACCTGAGCGCGGCCCACCCGTCACGCTTATCTTCCCCGTTAATGTTTCCGCCAAGCCTCCTGGGCTGCTTGACCTTGGGAGTTAACTTGTAACGAGGCCGATAAAGCTGCCGCGGGGATGGGTGCAAAGCGACCCCGGCCTCTGCCGGCTCCCTCCTCGGCCAGCACGCCGGGAAGGGGCTGAGCTGCTCCCCGGAGCGTagccgggcagcgcggcccggcttGCCGGAGCCGGGGTAAGGAGCAGCCTGTGCTGCAGCAAACGTTTGCCCGTCTCCCACTCGCGGCAAGGATTACTTGAGTGTTTCATGGCCGGTAGCAAGGCTGGTTTGGGGCCTTTGCTGAGGCCGAAGGCCTGGCAGAGCCGCAGCACGGAGCTGTAGCTAAGCAGGGCGTCCTGCCTCGCTGGACGAGCCGAGGTGACCCACATGCGCCTCTGCGGATCACCACCACCCTGGGGGATGTTGGTCCGTGCCCCAGGACCGTGAGTGCTGGGACGGACCCAGCGCCCGGCCGGTGGAGAGGGCCACGGGCTGCTGGGCTGGAAGCTCGCGGCTCGTGCCGGGAGCGGCTGGGCAGAGCCGGCATCCCGCAGGGAGCCCGCACTGTAGGTACCCGATGAGACGCATCATTTGCCGTTGGGTGACGTCCCGCAAAGTTGGCGGATGAGTCCGTGATGTTCTGAGCTTCCCGGGGGCTTTGGAGGGGCCTCGCTGCCAGCGTTAGCACAAGCTGGTGCTGAGCCAGCCCTTCCCAGCCGCTCCCCGGGGTGGCATCGCCCCTGCACCGCGTACGCCACGTTACTGCCCTGCCTCGTCCCTGAGCAGCGCCTGCCTGTGCGCCCCGCAGATCCGCAGCGCGCCGAGGGTGACCCCCAGCTTGCCCGCGCGAGCCAGGGGACGTCGGAGGAGCTGGACGCGCAGGTGGCCGGCGCCGTCCGAGCCCTGCAGGACGACATGCGGCGAGTGCTGGAGAGGCTGAGCCAGCTGGAGACGCTCACCGCCGCGTGGGTACGTGCCCTGGGGCCGACGCGGCCCCCGCCTTGCGCCTGCAGCCGCCCGGGCGCAGGCCGCGGGGCCGGTGGGGCTTTATCCCTGCGAGCGGAGAGACCTCAGGCTGTCGTGACATGTCCCGGTGGGGTGGAGGCtggtgctgctctgccccacggTGCAGGCGAGGACCTGCTGCCCCCGGGATTCCCGTTGCCGCTGGGGTCCCGTCCTGGCTGCGCTCTCCTGGTGCCTCATAGGAGCCCTAACGGGGCTCAATTCTGCCCGTTCCCCCTCTCCTGGGGACGCAGCGGCTGGGAAGGGGGTGCTGAGCCCTAGCTGCACCCGGAAACCTCTCCTGTTTGCAGGTGGACGCGTCCGAGGCGGATCCTGACCAGCTGCTCGCTCCGCAGGTGAGTCGGAAGTGGACGCGGCGCCGCATGGCCGTGTCCTCGGGTGTCCCGTCCTGTCCCACGTGTACCCACCGGGCCGGGGCTCGACGCCCGCCCCGACCGCGCCGTGGAGATGCTGTGAGCTGGGGGTAGCTCCGGACCCTCCGCTGGAGAGTGGGGGACGGCACCGCGGATGTGTCCCCAACATCCGGGCACCTGGGACAACTGTATGGACGTGGCACATGGAGGAAAGCTCTCCATGGAGCGAGGGCCACAAAGGGTCATGGGGCCGTGACGGTGTCCTGCTGCGACCTCCTTTCTGAGTAACGGGTCAGGGGACGTTTGAGCTTGCTGGGGACCCCCGGGAGCTTGTCATCGTCCCTCCCACGTCTCTCTGTCCCCTCCCCAGGCGCTGTTGCCGTGGCCCCTGGCCGTGTCCCCTCGCACCCTGCTCTTCCTCGTCGCCTGGCCCTTCGTCGCCCAGTGGCTGCTGCGCCGCTTGCAGGGCAGGAAGAGGTgaccgcccgcggccgccccggctccgTCGCGGGACCGCCGAGCGGCTGCCGCCACTGATAATTAGCGATTCCGCTTATCACAAGCCAGGCAAGAGCAATCGGATcgatccccccctccccagggaaaGAGGCTGCTTTTAAGCGACTATGCCAGGCCTGGGGGGGCGGCTGGCCGGCCGGCTgcgagcccggggctgcccggagCCCCCCCGCGCTCGCCCGGCACAGGGAGGAGGAGCGGCCGCGCGCCGCCGTCGCCCGGCGCTCTCAGGGTCCCTCCGGCACCGCAGCGACGGCAAAAAGCACTTTGCACCCAGGGAAAGCGGCGCGGCTCCTTCGGGAAGCGCCGTCTTCGAGCACCGCCGAGCACGTGGGCTCCCGGCCCCCCAGGTTGTACGTGCCCCGGGGCCGCCAGCGCCCTGCCACCGCAGAGGGGGGTCCCAGGTTTCGAGACTGGTTTAAGGACGTGCTTTACCACCCAAACCTGCCCGAATTAAAGTTGCCTTTCCATCTGGCGCGGGCCGCGCTGTGCCTGTGATGAGCCCAGTCCAGCAGGtcccagaggaggcagcagccgGGTCACGGACCCAGCACCTGGCCTGGATGCGGCTCGTCCTCACGCAGGTGGCATCAAGGCTCCGAGTCCCTCAAGTCACCATGATCACACGGGGGGCTGTTCCTCTGTGGGACagcgggggaaactgaggcacgatgTGACACAGCTGCCATGTTTGGCCCCCGCCGTTGGGCACTGCAGGGCAGTGGGAGAGAGCCTGGCTCTTTGGCTGTGCCCGAGAGCCGCTGCTGGGTTTAAGATGCCCGGGgccggctccccccagccctccaCGTCCCCAGGCGGCTCAGTGGGGCGAAAGTGGGTCGCTGGGGCCGGGGACCACGCTGACAGTCACCTCGGTGCGACGCGGCAGGGCTGGAGCTCGCCGCTGGCCCGGCCTGGCTCTGCCCTTTATAAGGCCCAGCCCCGTTTCTCCTCCCCGTTCAGCCCACCGCAGGCGAAGGGGCCCCGCTGCTCCCAGCCCACCCTGGCACCGAGCGGCCCGGGCGAGCGCCAGCCGCTCTtcggggggggggctgagccaCGGTGCCAGCgccggctgccccccccccgtgcccgctGGAGGCCCGGGCTGGGGAAATGGGAGGCCGTGCTGCCTGCCCGGGCAGGAGCCCGCGAGGGGCTGAGCCACGCGTccggcttctccagctgcttcAGGGCTGGTGTGAAGGAGGCACGAGGGATTGGGGGGTCCCTGCTTatcctgtgtccccccccccaaatccatcaGGGCAGACGGGACAACAGCCCCTTCCTTGCTGTCTGCATCCCATCCCCGAGCCCCAAGCTCCCCTGCTGCACCAGGGCCCGACCCCATTCCCATCTCCTTTcggaccccccccctcccccccggctcGGCCACCTCCACGTGACACCGAGCACGACGCGGGTGGCAACGCCGCCGTGGGGCACCCGGCCGCCAGCGGCTCCCCGCAGGGAGCGGTGGCAGGAGCCGGTGTGGGAGCCCCCCGCTTCATCCCAGCCGCCGCTCGCGTTGCTGCCagccccctgtgccccccccccccccccgggttggGGCCATCCGGCTCCGCTGTCGGCGGGACACGAAGGGCACCCAGCTCCCGGCCCGCAGCAGCACCGGGCCCCGTTTCCGGACCGGCACCGCGGCAGATGGCAGCTTCctgccggcgggggctgccgtggccggggggggggggggggtggcagcgTTTTGGCAGCCCTCCCTCCGCCTCGGCCCCCCCAGCAGCCACGGCGATGCCGCCCTCGCCCCGCTTCCTCGAGGGCGCTTTTCGCCGCGGCCTGGCTGCCGTGGGGCGGCCGCTGCGCCCTGCCTCGGTTggcccggccgggcggcccgATGGTGGCGGGGAGCCGGCCATGCCGCGGGGCGCAGGCCGGAGGAACCGGCAGGCCGGCGTTGCTGAACCCCCttttgccggggggggggataCCTGGAGGGGGGGCTCcggcctgctgctgcccggcgccaTGGCGGCTCCTGCCTGTCCTCAGGGTTCCCCCCCCCAACCCGAGGCTGGGGGGGTCCCGCGTAGCCCAGCCGCCTCCCGAAACCATGGGGCCCCATGGACTGTGCCCCCCCCAACCCACTCCGCCATCgttcccctccccccagcccatcCCCCCCCCCAAGACGTGCGgtccctcccagcctcccccccccccaccgtggGCACCAATCACCCCCCCGCCATGGGGACCCCTCGCCATGggttgcccccccccctccccggaccGTGCCGGGGTGACACCGCCAGCGcgggggtggcagggccgggcCCCGACCCTGCTGTGCCCGCGGCTCCGGCCGttgggccgcgctgcccccccctcccccccgaggAGGCGGGCGGACCCAGGCGCCCGGGGAGCGCAGCTCCGCGCCACCTCCGCTCGGGGGACGCGGCCCCTTTAAGGAGGGACTCGTTGCCGCTCGCGTTTGTTTACATCTCCCTCCGCCCTGCTGGGGGCCTCCTCACTCAGCGCAACGCCCGGATCCCTCCGCCCGCCCGTCacccctccccgcccccctccccgaggcctcccgccggcccggcccggcccggcccgttgAGGCCGCTCTCGCTTCGGGGCGGGCCGAGTCCCGGCCCGCGGGacggcggggcccgcggcggcccggcccggcggccccccgcTCCAGCGGCGGTGCCGTCCGGGACTACTTTTGGGCCGTACCACTTCCctccgggcgcggggggcggcgctgaCGCCGAGGGCGctgggcgcggggggcgccgggcgctgccctTAGCGGGGCCGTGAAGGTCGtcgggcgccgcgcggccccacGGCGAGGGGAAGCCCCTCGAGCACATGGTACGGCCCCggtgccgcccgccgcgctcctaTTGGTTTAGCCGGCCGTAAGTGACGCTCGCCGCAGCCAATCGTGGCTCGGCTGTCGCGGCGCCCAGTGGGTGGAGCCTGGCGCGGGGGCCCGCCCCCCTCACGCGCTGATTGGCCGCAGCGGCGCGCTGGCCGCGGTTCTGGGAGCCGTAGtcgccgcggcgggcgggagccAGGGAATCGATCGGGGCGGGGGACTGCGAgtcccggcatgccgcggggcgcGTGGCCTGCAGCGCGCCTGCGCGGcacggggcggggccgggcggcactATTTAAGGCGGGGGAGCGGGCTGGGAGCAGCAGTCGGGAgctggcggcgcggggagcgggcggagGCGGCAGCGGTGGGGCGGGGTCGgggcgcggcgaggcggcggcgcgtgCCATgcgcgcgggggggcgggcccggcggcgtTAACCCctcggcggccggcggcgcgttAACCCCTGAGTGCTCGGCGGCCGCGCCATGGCGCGAGCGGCCTGAGGGGACGCGGCGCCTGGCGGGGGCGGCCCCGATGCGCCGCGGCAGCGCCTGTCCCTGAGGGAGCGGAGCCGCGAAACCATGGCCGACGCGGCGGCCGCCGAGGCAGAAccggagccgcagccggagcccGAGGCGCAGCCGGAGCCGCAGCCCGAGCCCGAGGCGCAGCCGGGGCCCGAGGCGcagccggagccgcagccggagcccGAGGCGCAGCCCGAGCCACAGCCCGAGCCGAAGCGCGGCGacgctgccc
This genomic window contains:
- the ACBD4 gene encoding acyl-CoA-binding domain-containing protein 4 isoform X3; translation: MLRFYSYYKQATAGRCQGPRPGFWDPIGRYKWDAWHSLGRMSKEEAMAAYVAEMKKVAQKVIDTVPMDEATQEMFRYFEPLYEVIQDMPRPPDAFFKRKGDNQEQMPDPGQDSPEGSPAQDCLQSALPEEEKHGEQVPGGGLNPAAEALEGTQVTSDSEGEVYCDTLEQMEPDQAGQLLAKQGLSLNGVRPGPPAPRAAREGQRAEGGRLEGKSSSGLAGLGAERDPQRAEGDPQLARASQGTSEELDAQVAGAVRALQDDMRRVLERLSQLETLTAAWVDASEADPDQLLAPQALLPWPLAVSPRTLLFLVAWPFVAQWLLRRLQGRKR
- the ACBD4 gene encoding acyl-CoA-binding domain-containing protein 4 isoform X1, producing the protein MEEAGCGAQFRAAVQVIQGLPRSGSYRPSYEEMLRFYSYYKQATAGRCQGPRPGFWDPIGRYKWDAWHSLGRMSKEEAMAAYVAEMKKVAQKVIDTVPMDEATQEMFRYFEPLYEVIQDMPRPPDAFFKRKGDNQEQMPDPGQDSPEGSPAQDCLQSALPEEEKHGEQVPGGGLNPAAEALEGTQVTSDSEGEVYCDTLEQMEPDQAGQLLAKQGLSLNGVRPGPPAPRAAREGQRAEGGRLEGKSSSGLAGLGAERDPQRAEGDPQLARASQGTSEELDAQVAGAVRALQDDMRRVLERLSQLETLTAAWVDASEADPDQLLAPQALLPWPLAVSPRTLLFLVAWPFVAQWLLRRLQGRKR
- the ACBD4 gene encoding acyl-CoA-binding domain-containing protein 4 isoform X2, with product MRCDPWAGSYRPSYEEMLRFYSYYKQATAGRCQGPRPGFWDPIGRYKWDAWHSLGRMSKEEAMAAYVAEMKKVAQKVIDTVPMDEATQEMFRYFEPLYEVIQDMPRPPDAFFKRKGDNQEQMPDPGQDSPEGSPAQDCLQSALPEEEKHGEQVPGGGLNPAAEALEGTQVTSDSEGEVYCDTLEQMEPDQAGQLLAKQGLSLNGVRPGPPAPRAAREGQRAEGGRLEGKSSSGLAGLGAERDPQRAEGDPQLARASQGTSEELDAQVAGAVRALQDDMRRVLERLSQLETLTAAWVDASEADPDQLLAPQALLPWPLAVSPRTLLFLVAWPFVAQWLLRRLQGRKR